The proteins below come from a single Blastocatellia bacterium genomic window:
- a CDS encoding FdtA/QdtA family cupin domain-containing protein: MTEDTAVPAVKLIHLPVTREARGSLIFGEYGAHLPFVPRRFFVVLDVPAGERRGEHAHRQVSQALIGINGTVIVTVDDGQRRDEIILDDPARALLLPPRVWAAQIFSAGAILLVLCSENYDGEEYIRDYDEFIELVSEQ, from the coding sequence ATGACTGAAGACACCGCTGTTCCTGCCGTCAAGCTCATCCATTTGCCGGTCACGCGCGAGGCGCGCGGCAGTCTCATCTTCGGCGAATATGGCGCGCACTTACCGTTCGTCCCCCGGCGCTTCTTCGTGGTTCTCGACGTGCCGGCGGGCGAGCGGCGCGGCGAACATGCGCACAGGCAGGTCAGCCAGGCGCTGATCGGCATCAACGGGACCGTCATTGTAACGGTTGACGATGGGCAACGCCGTGATGAGATCATATTAGACGACCCGGCGCGGGCGCTCCTCTTACCGCCGCGCGTCTGGGCGGCACAGATATTTTCTGCCGGCGCGATATTGCTGGTGCTGTGTTCCGAAAACTATGACGGCGAGGAATACATCAGGGATTATGACGAGTTCATCGAGCTGGTGAGCGAACAATAA